In Falco biarmicus isolate bFalBia1 chromosome 17, bFalBia1.pri, whole genome shotgun sequence, the genomic stretch CCTGCCACCTATGCTCCTATCCACGCGTGGCTGTGgcagcccggcccgggggggctgccggTGCCCCCCGTCCCCGCTGCGGCAGGCCCACGTGCCGCCCGGGCACCCGCCCTGCACATGGCTCTGCAGCGCGGGGAGGCTGCCGGGGCTAAAAATGGAGCAGGGCTCACATGCCAGCGCCACGTGACGCCCGCAGCCAGCTCGCTGCGATGGAGAGGgctccctgcaccccacagcaggaggaagaagaggaggaggaggaggaggggagcacCTGCTCACATGGGCTGCCACAGATGCCAACCGACCCGCTGCCCTAAAGCCGGCGGCCACCGTGGGGTcgtggggctgcggggggggggggggggctgccccacatCTGCCCCTAGCTGGTTTGGGGAAGCCAACGATGGGGCTGTGGAGGTGTGGGAAAGCGGAGGGGGATCCCCACGCTGCATGCCCTGCGGTGGGGGGGTGTCCATCAGGCCCCCCCCGGGGGGGCTGCTactgccctcccctccctcccgcaCACGTTGCCGTGGGGTCGGGGGGCTGCCCCACATCTGCatccagctgtgttttggggaagcCAACGTGGAGGTGTGGGAAAGGGGCGGGGGATCCCCATGCTGCgtgccctggggtgggggtggtccatcagccccccccccccccggtgttGCTGCTGCCCTCATCTCCCTACGGCATGCACatcggggggggcgggggggctgccccacatGGCTGtggtgtggggaaggggagggggatcCCCACGCTGGGTGCCCTGGAGTGGGGGGTCcatcagcccccccccccccgccccggtggtgctgcccctgccctccccttccTCTGGCGTGcgcacggggcgggggggggggggggggggggggctggggctgggctgccccacATGTGCACCCATCTGTGTTTTGGGGAAGCCAACGATGGGGCTATGGAGGTGTGGGAAAAGGGAGGGGGATCCCCATGCTGCgtgccctggggtgggggtggggttcatcagccccccccccccccccccccccccgccggtgCTGCCGCTCCCCTCCCTCCGGCGCGGAGCCGTGGCCGTGGCGCTGCAAGGGGAACACAGACATCAGCACATGAGATTTATGGGGCCGcagacgggggggggggggggcgggctgggggggggggggcagcgcctCTGCAGCCCCACCCTGCAGGTGGGGGCCATAggaaccccccacccccacccagctgctccatcaccctgATCTCTGGGTCCCTGCAACCCCTGGGGGTCCCTGCACCCCCCAGACCCAGCACCCTCCCAGGGTCCCTGCACCCCCAGACCCTCCATCCTCCTGGGGTCCCTGCACCCCCCAGGCCCACCACCCCTGCACCCTCCTGAGGTCTCTGTGCCCCCAGACCCAGCACCCTCCCAGGGTCCCTGCACCCCCAGATCCTGCACCCTCTGGGGTCCCTACACCCCCAGACCCTGCAAGCCTGCACCCTCCTGGggtccctgcagcatccctgggtcCACACACCCTCCCGGGGTGCCTTCACCCCTAAATCCTGCACCTCCACCCACCTGGGACCCCCCTGTACCCCCAGATCCTGTGCCTCCCTGCCCTCTtgccccctgcacccccagaccctgcacctcctgggggctctgccccccccccccagctctgtcccATCCCACGGTGCTGGGGCGCTGGGGGGTGCCCCCGGCTGCCGTGGGGTGCCCCCTGCCCACCGTGGGGGtgccccccggccgccctgTCGGGCCAGGCCTGCCTTGtttacctgatttttttccctttccgCGGGGAGGGGAAAGGCAAGTCCTGGCAGCAGAGCCGCTGGCTCCAGCCAAGCGCCGTGGGGACGAGCCAGGGCTGCTCGCCGCATTTCAGCCATGGatctgctgctggaggacaccccaaaacccccagcTCCCCTTCCTGGCACCCCACTGCAGCACCACCgctcctgccctcccacccaCTGCCAGCACTGGAGTCCcatgggggtgggaggggggctCAGGGGTGCAGGATCCTCCAAGCAGGGTGAGACCCGCAGTCTCTCGttgccccccccccaacatcCCAGCTAtgggtggggaaactgaggcacgatGCACCCCAGGGACCCAGCCAGACCCACCATCCTCAGCCCcatggggatgctgcagccccccagtgGATCTGGAGGGTGCCCAAGCATGGGGAGGGCTTTGCATGGAGGGGGCTGAAGACCCCGTGGGATGTGGGGGTACACAGGGAGGGGTTAAGAACCCTGTGGGATTGGGGGGGTGAACACAGGAGGGACTGAAGACCCCACAGCATGGGGGGGTGCCCCACGctggggctgcagtgctgggggttCTTTACCCTGCCGGACACCCAGAGcccagccgggggggggggggcgagagGCAGGAACAAACCCCTGGCAGAGACACCCCCCCTTTTCCNNNNNNNNNNNNNNNNNNNNNNNNNNNNNNNNNNNNNNNNNNNNNNNNNNNNNNNNNNNNNNNNNNNNNNNNNNNNNNNNNNNNNNNNNNNNNNNNNNNNNNNNNNNNNNNNNNNNNNNNNNNNNNNNNNNNNNNNNNNNNNNNNNNNNNNNNNNNNNNNNNNNNNNNNNNNNNNNNNNNNNNNNNNNNNNNNNNNNNNNCCATGGGGACACCCAGGGCATGGGGACACCCCAGGCATGAGGATGTGTGCGGACCTGGGGACACCCAAGGCATGGAGacaccatgggcagggacacatACAGGCCCACACAGGGATCGATGGCGACACCCAGGGCATGGGGACACCCAGGGCATGGAGACACATACATGACCACGCAGGGATCCACGGGGACACCCAGGGCATGGGGACAcctggggcagggacacatACATGACCACGCAGGGATCCACGGGGACACCCAGGGCATGGGGACACCTGGGGCAGGGACACACACATGACCACACAGGGATCCATGGGGACACCCAGGGCATGGGGACACCTGGGGCAGGGACACACACATGACCACGCAGGGATCCACAGGGACACCCAGGGCATGGGGACAcctggggcagggacacatACATGACCACGCAGGGATCCACGGGGACACCCAGGGCATGGGGACACCTGGGGCAGGGACACACACATGACCACGCAGGGATCCATGGGGACACCCAGGGCATGGGGACACCTGGGGCAGGGACACACACATGACCACGCAGGGATCCACGGGGACACCCAGGGCATGGGGACAcctggggcagggacacatACATGACCACACAGGGATCCATGGGGACACCCAGGGCATGGGGACACCCAGGCATGAGGATGTGTGCGGACCTGGGGACACCCAAGGCATGGAGacaccatgggcagggacacatACAGGCCCACACAGGGATCGATGGCGACACCCAGGGCATGGGGACACCCAGGGCATGGGGACACATACATGACCACACAGGGATCCACGGGGACACCCCAAGCATAGGGATGTATGGGGACATGGGGACTCCTGGGGCATGGACACATACATGACCACACAAGGATCCATGaggacacactgggacacaTGGACACATACACAACCATGCAGGGATCCACGGGGACACACTAGGATGGGGACACACCAGGCACAGGGATGCACCAGACATGAATACACTTGGGGACACCCGGGGCATGAGGACACATGGGCGATGGACACGTACACAGCCGTGCACGGCATAGGGACACAGTGGGCATGGGGATGCACCAGGCATGGGGACACCTGGGGACATGCGGGGCATGGACACACATAGCAGCATGCAGGGACCCATGGGGACACACTGGGCATGGGGACACCTGGGACACGCAGGGCATAGGGACATGTGGGGCACAAGGATGCAGCAGGCATTGGGACACACGGGGCATGGACACACAAGCACGCACAGATCCACAGGGACACACAGAGCATGGGGAGACATGGGCCACAGGGATGCACCAGGCATGGAGACACTTGGGGACACGTGGGGCATGGACACACACAGAAGCACACAGGGATCCATGGGGACACACTGGGCATGGGGACACTTGGGACACACTGGGCACAGGGATGTACCAGGCATGGGGACACACAAGCACGCAGGGATCCATGGGGACACACTGGGCATGGGGACACTTGGGGCACAGGGATGCACCAGGCATGGGGACACTGGGGGCACTCCCAGGGCATTAGCACGTACAGGGACACCTGGGGACACACGGGGCACAGCGACACCGGGGGACAGAGGGGCCACAGAGGGGCTCACCGGGTGTCCTCTGGCTCCGACAGCGGGTCCAGGGTGCTGGGCTTCTGTTCCATTCACCGCAATTCCATCAAGGAGCGCTCAGCACCGACCGAGTGGGCTCCGCCACCGGTGCCACCGCGCGGGGGGGCCACGGCGGGGGGCTACGACGCGCGCCCCATGGCGCCCGCCTCAGTGCTCAGCTCCGCGCACCATCCCGGGCCGGATCCTGCCAAGACAAACCGCGCTGAGCACGGACCcccggtggggggggggggggggggcggggcctgGGAGCTTGTGCCACGGTGCAAGCCTGGGCGAGAGCGCACCAGGAATGCACGAACGCGTGGGAAAGCGTGCAAgggtgtgcagggctgggggagagcgTGCGACGGCGCacggggctgggcaggagcacgAGGGACGTGCAAGAACCCGTGGAGTGAGCGACGGCCTGCAGGGTGTGTGCAACGGCACGCGGAGCTGGGCGAGAGCATGCACGGCTGGGCAGGAGCGGGCACGGGGTGTGCAAGGCtgtgcacacgtgtgtgcaaggctgtgcacacacatgcaagGCTGTGCACACAGGTGTGCAAGGCTGCGTGAGAGTGTGTAGGCAAACACAAGCAcacgcgggggggggggtgggggggggggggcagcggaTGCTGCACCCAGCCgtgggggagggctggggggcccCCCTCAAGCAGTGGGGGGAGCCTCGGGCGGGGggtgcagagcacagcccccccctcccccttcccagggGAGCCCCCCACGGATGCCGTGCCTGGGGTCAGGCTGAGCCCTGATGCACTTGCCACACGCAGGGGCCCCCCACCACACCCCCCGCATGCTGggtccccccacccctgccccgtGCTGGTGGGGGGGAGACTTACAGGGTGGGGGGCaccgggggggccgggggtgcTGGGTGATCCCTCCTCTGCGAGCTCTCCTGCAGCAAAGACACTGTGTGGCGGGgccagggcacaggcagcactgggggcacccccagccccccactgctGCACCCCCCCCCAACGGGGAAACCAAGGCACAACCCCagcagacaccccccccccccaaggttCCATGTCCCCACGggtgcccagcacccaccctgcGCACCGCAACACCCCAGCGAGATGGGGGGGCCCTGCTTGCCAGCACCCCCAGTGAACCCCTGGTGACCTGCCCCAgcgggggggtgcggggggcccccagcccgtgctgggggggggggggggggcgtggggCTGTGCCGGGCGCTGTGCCCAGGCCTCGGGCTCCTCCGCTCCGTGCGGGGACAGGCAGAAAGTAGGTCACGTTTGTCTTGGCCGCAGCAGAAATTCCTCCGGCGGATTTAAAACACAGTGGCCGGGACTCGGCTGCGCCCAGGgccccccccggcaccccccaCGCCACAGGGCACCCCCGCCTGGCCCCCTGGCCCCCCTCCAGCCGGGGATGCCCGGGCAGCACTGGGATGGGGGTGAGGGAtgctgcacccatgggtgcGTGGCAGCACCCTGCACAGCTCTGAGATGGGCGCACGTGTgatgcggggggggggggggggggggggaggctcGTGTGATGGGTTCCCAcggacacccccaccccccaccccccccagcaaCATGCCCCAGCGGGGGCCACCGCCTGCCCATCTCTGCAGGGAAACCAAGGCACTGCTGCACACCCCACGGTCTGCTCCCCACCCtgggggggtttgggggggatctgggggccggggggggggggggggggggggggcagggggctccccagcacagctccaggcCAGGCTTTGGGGGCCGGCCACCAGCAGTACCTATAGAGCcagggcggcgcggccgggggcTGCAGCAAATGTTTGTTCCATATGGGAACGGCGCGCGGAGACTTCCAAGTATAGGCACTGGCAGCGCGCCAGGGCTGCACGGCCCCGCCGGGCaccagccccccgccgcccccccacccccccttcccccgggACCCCACACGCCCGTTCAGGGCATGTgtgaggctggggggggcatCGCCACCAGGGGTGAGTGGGCACGGGCCGGGGCACGGGGGCTGCCGAACGCTGGCACGGGGTGGGCTCGGCCACcgctgcctcagtttccccgcTGGCGAGCGGTGTGTGGCGTTAGAGGGGCTGAGGGCTAAAGCCTCAGGGCTGCCCTCGCCAGCTGGCATCCCCGCCGCCACCCCCCGGGATCACCGGCACCCAGCACCCGGCTGTGCCCGTGGTGCCGCTCCAGGAACTGTCACTCGAGGAATCCCAGACAGACAAACATGGGAGGTGGCCttcgtcctcctcctcctcctgcgaCACCTGCGATGAGCGCAGTCAGGTCTCagcctccccccctccctgctgctccctggcaccCCAACCCCTGCGTCCCCAccttgcagggctgggtgggagtgggggtggCAGCCGGTGGGGCCCCCACCCTGtgctctccccccccccagcccagccccacgccCAGGGGAGCGTTTCTGCTGAGTCGGGTGGTTGCAGGAGACGGAAAACAACCTGGGGGCAAAGTCCAGGGCTGGGCCGGTGGCGGGAGCCACCTCACCCCACGggggcaccccagcaccccactaCCCAGAGCTGCCacccctggggaccccccagGATGGGGACCACAGCCTGGGGGACACCCCTCCTGCAAAGGCACCAGCCACATCTACGCAGCCAGACACGGGTGCTGGGGTACCAGGGATGCCCCACAGGGACACCCATTGGTGTCCCTGCCCCCCCGGGACAGATGGGCTCCAGGGGTCCCaggtgccccctcccccccgcccagcTGCCGGCTGGGTCAGGGCGGTGAGGGCCTAAGCGCTTTAGCCAGGGTGCCAATTAGCGTGATTAGCACAGGCGGGGGGCAGGGCTCCACGGGCAGACCCACCAGCCCCCACACCTGCCAGCCCCCCACACGCGATGCCCGGTGGCACGGTGGCAGCGGGGGTGGCAccgctgtgccccagccccaggaatCCCGGCTAcgcaggctggcagggaccgTGCCGGGGGAGCGCAGCCAGGCGTGGCGGCACCTGCCGTGGCAcggctggcagcacccagcacacGCCGGTGCCCATGTGTGTGGCTGTGCCTGGTGCCACACACGTGCCTGTGCCCGGTGCCATGCGCCCATCCCACACCTCTGCCGCTGCCAGGCTCCCTGTGCCCGGTGCCGTGGGATGCCCGGTGCTGTGGGGATGCCCGGCACCGTGGGGCATGCGTGGCAAAGCGTGGTGGGGCCATCgtgctgggaggctgcaggaaTCCCAGGCatgtgcagcagctgggcagccccagcactggggatgcCCATGGGCCTGACATCAGGGCAGCCCACCCTGTGCCACGGGGGGACCTGCGTGCTGTCCCCCTCCCCCACGCACGTGGGGGCCAGTCTGTGCCACGGCACTGCCTGGCTCAGCCCGGGTCCGCGCCCACAGCTCGGCGAAGCCACCACCCAAGCAAAAGCAGGTGGCCACCGGGACGGTGACCTGCCCCGGCTCTGACCAGGCACCCACGGGCCGCCGTGGCCTCGCACCTCCGACGTGACCAGTGTCGCCACTGTGGGGACCTGTGCCACGAGCCTGACCTCCACCTGGCCCCGTGGCCACCATGAACCCCAAGGGACTCCTGGTGCTGTTAAGCCCAACTGAGGCTTTGCTGGCTGCTCCTTCCCACGGCACCCAAGCGTGCGGGATGAGGTGACAGCCCTGGCTCCgctcccccccaccctgctTGGCCGCTTTCagccgtgcctcagtttccccagcccACTGGGCCACCAGCACAACTTAGGAAGAGCCACGGTGACGCTTCCCCCAGCACCGTGCCCCCTGTGCCGGTGCAGCAGGATGCGGCCGGATCCCTGTGTCCCTTCTCCTCCTGGCCCTGAAGGACACCCAGCCCTGGGTGCCTGGCATGTGCTGAGCACCCACGGTCTCAGCTcgctgggggggctgtgggtccccagccctgcgggGTGCCCCCAGGGCCCCAGCCCTGCGGGGTGCCCCTGTCACCAGGGAGGCTGTGCCGGGACGCCAGGGAGCTATTCTCAGCACCTGGAGCTTGGCACAGCGATGGGGACGTTTCTAAATCGGGGGGCTCCAGTTCACGTGCGTtgggacggggacggggggGGCTCCTGGGTTCCCTCCCTGGGGGGCCCCactggcaggggcaggggacgCAGCCATCACCTCCCCACGAGGTGCCCGGGGTCAGCGCCCACAGCGGGACGTGGGAACCGGCACCGGGGTGCTCGTCCCACCCAGGGAGGGGACACGGGGGGACGGTCCCTGCAGTGTCCCCCGCGaccaccagcccctgcctggaTGGGCCAGGACGAGGGTCCGCAGTGCTGGAGCCACCACCATGTGACCGcgccccgggcggggggggggggggggggcctgcTGCGCCCCCCGGCTGCATCCAGCCTGAGCGGGGCCCCGGGCGTCCTGCCCGCGCCCGCCTTCGCCTTCACCGcatccccccccctcctcctgccccccccccccccggaggGGACCCAGGCgtccggccccgcccccgcgctcCACCGCGCACCGGCGGCTGCGCGGGGGtccggcggggccgggggggggcgcgggctgGGACCCCCGGGGGGCTCGACCCGGTCCCGCCGCAGCTCCAGGCTTTGCCGGCGGCCGCGGTCCTGCCCCGGGAAaggcggggagcggagcggagcggggggGCGCCGCTTCCTGGagccgccgccccccgggggggggccgggggtgcgGGTTCCCGGGGGGTGCGGAGCCCTTAGCGCCCGCACCGGGCTCCCCGCTCCGttgccccccccccgctgccgaGACCCCCCACCCGCGGGGCTGCCACGCCGCGGCCCCGCGAAGGTCACGGCCGCGGCCGGGTGGGGGGTGTCAGGCGGGGACCCTCCCCCGGGACCACCCCCCTCTGATCCCGAGGTTGTACCGGCGATGCGagccctgcggggggggggggggggggggacacacacgcAGCCGCACAGCAGCGCcgaaggggggggggggatgcgCCGCGCCCCCACCCTGCGCCAAGACCCCCGGGCGGGGGAGCCCCCCCAAACCGGTTCCACCGGGGCCTGCCCGCGCCCAACGGCGGCCACGGCCCCCTACGCCCCACCGGAGCCTCGGGGGTCCCGGGGGCCGGCGGAGGTCAGGCGGGGTGAGGtgcagccccggccccccccgctGCCGGtgccggccccgcggcgcgggggtcacggcggccgcggcggctgAAGGtcgggccggggccgccgcggggccgggccgccgaGGAGGTCGAGCCGGAGgcccgggcagggccggccGGCCCCGGGGTGACCTTGGCCGCGACGCCCGGCCcgccctgcctcagtttcccccgGTTCGCACGGGAGGACGCACCgcagcccgggccgggcccgcagCCCGCGCCACGCCGGCGGCACCGGGACCGCCGCACCCCGGGCAGGATTCGGTCCCCCCCATCCCCCGGGGTTGGGCTGGAGAGGGGGGGACGCGACGGTCcgccctcccccctcccccccgcggGACCGCGGGCCGGCGTGGGGAGGGGACCCCCGCCacgccccgcgccccgctcgGCGGGGGCAGCCCGGGGGTGCGGAGCTGgagcccccccccaccccccacccccctccacgCGCCGGGGacgccccccgctgccccccgccccaacCGGGAGCGGCCgaaccgcccccccccccccccccagctccccccgcgCTCTGCTCCCGGcgcagaaaaaaatataataaaaaaaattaaaaaaataaataaaaaaaaatcgCAGGCATTCCTGCCGCCGCTGCCAGCAGCGGGAGCGGGCGGGGACGGCCACGGGGCACGGCCACGgaccacctccccccccccccgcgacgGGGCCACGGCCTGCCCACGGCACGGCCCCGCGACCTGCCCACGGCacggcccccgccgcggccaCCGTCCCCGCAGAGCCACGCCGCCGCCACGGCCCGGGCCCACGGCCCCGCCACGCCGCCACGCCACGGCCACGcagcgccgcggggccggggggccacggctgcgggcgggggggggagggcgcgCTGCGGGCCCCCCCGCTCGGGTCGTGGCGTGGCGGGCGGTGGGCAGCCCCCGCGCTGCAGCAACGCTcggaggaggcgggggggggggcagagccccccaAGGCCCCCCTTTCCCCCGCGtcgacccccccccccccgccccacacCAAACGCCCGGATTTTTCCAAGGAAGATATTTACCCGTGTTTTTCCTCCCGGTGCGCGCTCGGGCCGGGGGCTCCCCGCGGCTCccggccggccgcccccccccgccccgacccccccgccccccccccccaccccctgcacgCCCGAACTGCGGCCGGGCTCAGGCGggggggggccgcggccggcggcGAACaccggggctgcggcggggcccGCTCGGGCCGTACctgggcggcggcggcggcggcgggcgcggagcggggcgcggagcggagcggagcggggcgcaGCGGCGGCGGCCAACGACGGCGCCTGGCtcctcccccggccccgccgcgccgcccgccgccccgctccgccgcggCCGCAGCCCCCTCCGCCGGCCGCAGCCGCTCCCTGCacccgccgcgcccgccccaCGCGTGGGGACACCGGGGGgtgcgggggaggggggcacacGCGGTGGCCGTGGCCCGGTGGAAGTGGTGCGtgggggggcggcgcggggtgGTGCCCGCGGGGAGATGGgatggggggtggtggtggtgctgtggtggtggcagtgggggGTCCCACGGGAGGGGGGTGCAGCgcccaggggagctggggatgGTGCCCCACGGGGGTTGGGGACAGCaccc encodes the following:
- the LOC130160325 gene encoding mucin-5AC-like; the protein is MPSVSPWIPACLCVPMPGTSLCPVCPKCPHAQCVPMDPCVLLCVSMPHVSPSVSMPGASLWPMSPHALCVPVDLCVLVCPCPVCPNACCILVPHMSLCPACPRCPHAQCVPMGPCMLLCVSMPRMSPGVPMPGASPCPLCPYAVHGCVRVHRPCVLMPRVSPSVFMSGASLCLVCPHPSVSPWIPAWLCMCPCVPVCPHGSLCGHVCVHAPGVPMSPYIPMLGVSPWIPVWSCMCPHALGVPMPWVSPSIPVWACMCPCPWCLHALGVPRSAHILMPGCPHALGVPMDPCVVMYVSLPQVSPCPGCPRGSLRGHVCVPAPGVPMPWVSPWIPAWSCVCPCPRCPHALGVPVDPCVVMYVSLPQVSPCPGCPCGSLRGHVCVPAPGVPMPWVSPWIPVWSCVCPCPRCPHALGVPVDPCVVIWTLIEQQQQQLQAKERQIEELKAERDTVRRGGGRERGTTGG